The Platichthys flesus chromosome 18, fPlaFle2.1, whole genome shotgun sequence genome includes a window with the following:
- the LOC133973860 gene encoding cytosolic 5'-nucleotidase 1A-like — protein MSEIKPPGPSGAEDNGEEKDWAEAKAFFDNLKTNKPRPPKPQYAVTIAVSSRTLFNMVAERKIYQEEGVEKYVAYQVEHESEPLEPGAAFPFVKALMNVNARLRELYPDSEELFDIVLMTNNHAQVGVRLINSINHYDLTIERFCMTGGQSPVGYLKAYLTNLYLSKDSEKVTEAIEQGIAAATMFTMDTQSQLSDTQLRVAFDGDAVLFSDESEIIVKEHGLDTFFEHEKEFENKPLAQGPLKCFLEALGKLQRKFYAKNERLNCPIRTYLVTARSAASSGARVLKTLRSWGLEIDEALFLAGAPKGPLLGKIQPHIYFDDQMFHIEGARDMGTISAHVPYGIGQKYHKGKLIEQPAKKE, from the exons ATGAGTGAAATCAAGCCTCCCGGTCCCAGTGGGGCCGAGGACAATGGCGAGGAGAAGGACTGGGCCGAGGCCAAGGCTTTCTTTGACAACCTCAAAACCAACAAACCGAGACCT CCCAAACCGCAGTACGCCGTCACCATCGCCGTGTCCTCCCGCACCCTCTTCAACATGGTGGCCGAGAGGAAGATCTACCAGGAAGAGGGGGTCGAGAAGTACGTGGCGTACCAGGTGGAGCACGAGAGCGAGCCCCTGGAGCCAGGCGCCGCGTTCCCCTTCGTCAAG GCGCTGATGAACGTCAACGCTCGGCTGAGGGAGCTCTACCCCGACAGCGAGGAGCTGTTTGACATCGTCCTAATGACCAACAACCACGCACAAGTGGGGGTGCGCCTCATCAACAGCATCAATCACTACG aTTTGACCATCGAGAGGTTCTGTATGACCGGAGGCCAAAGCCCAGTGGGTTACCTCAAGGCCTACTTGACCAACCTGTACCTCTCCAAGGACTCAGAGAAAGTGACAGAGGCCATAGAGCAAG GAATCGCTGCAGCCACGATGTTTACGATGGACACCCAGAGTCAGCTGAGCGACACTCAGCTCCGGGTGGCGTTCGACGGAGACGCCGTCCTCTTCTCTGACGAGTCTGAGATCATTGTGAAGGAACACGGCCTGGACACTTTCTTTGAGCACGAGAAGGAATTTGAGAACAAACCTCTTGCTCAG GGTCCTTTAAAGTGTTTCCTGGAGGCTCTGGGGAAGCTCCAGAGAAAGTTCTACGCCAAGAACGAGCGCTTGAACTGTCCCATCCGAACCTACCTGGTCACGGCCCGCAGCGCCGCCAGCTCGGGGGCCCGCGTCCTGAAGACCCTGCGCAGCTGGGGCCTGGAGATCGACGAGGCCCTCTTCCTGGCAGGCGCTCCCAAGGGGCCCCTGCTGGGGAAGATCCAGCCGCACATCTACTTCGACGACCAGATGTTCCACATCGAGGGCGCCCGGGATATGGGAACCATATCTGCACACGTACCCTACGGGATCGGACAGAAGTACCACAAGGGCAAACTCATCGAGCAGCCCGCTAAAAAGgaataa